One Pyrus communis chromosome 13, drPyrComm1.1, whole genome shotgun sequence genomic window carries:
- the LOC137712278 gene encoding secreted RxLR effector protein 161-like encodes MVVRPLNAKRDPFRPKKDEEEILEPEVPYLSAIGVLLYLAQCARPDISFVVNFLARYINVPTCKHWNGVKDIFCYLKGTTDLGLFYTRESPSVVAPYYLQIDSRLVSYADVECLSDPHRARSQTGYVFTIRDTAIS; translated from the coding sequence ATGGTTGTTCGGCCTCTaaatgctaaacgagatcccttccgtccaaagaaggatgaggaagagattttggaaccggaagttccttacctaagtgcaattggggttttattgtacttggctcagtgcgctagacccgacatctccttcgttgTGAATTTTTTGGCAAGATATATCAATGTGCCCACATGCAaacactggaatggtgttaaagacattttctgctaccttaaaggtactacggatttgggcttgttttatACCCGTGAATCTCCAAGTGTTGTCGCCCCCTATTACCTTCAgattgattctcgccttgttagTTATGCAGATGTTGAATGtctgtctgacccacatagAGCACGTTCTCAAACGGGCTATGTCTTTACTATTAGAGACACCGCTATATCTtag